A genomic window from Candidatus Kouleothrix ribensis includes:
- a CDS encoding mCpol domain-containing protein, producing MVTLIILGNVNQFTFANSILAANAKALDIFKEPLSNIFVIHSEESQIRLNKETGWVDHLKNNNIGRDLFAEKIIEISTEEESIKKFVNYIEMIIKGNSEGSHFLVDLTNGTTLQKNILSVAAYILDLKHAYIIDIIELSKRTSERGFLLLDVLLPSYIPAPDSTKLDSIAYLDISEMVRYKRIVERYTNKYHAIDPNIADKKFFQDNLLHSIDLKFLGDRKRDNAIYRIAASSISSSIEDLIGLLLTKYVFSGQNEKLDRRTLGNKLDVIYAKIEKEAPYEFDTEFLKRFNEFVKYLRNSTTHKGRLLTDLERFKADLSVKLSFPFIEMYTDIIFPILSGSNKAQKPKQIVRLSDNDTKSSDIFYYGLDGDDTGIILEELFIANSDQEKFQKLSSSVKEALSLISKFIQEKSKKSTIVFEAGDDILFKGKFNEDTLKKMQEIYYDTTSGLTCSIGYGKSFQEVYLALKLAKTQPGKNAIIGIQLQ from the coding sequence ATGGTTACATTAATCATTCTCGGTAATGTGAATCAGTTTACATTTGCCAATTCTATCCTAGCAGCAAATGCTAAGGCTTTAGATATATTTAAAGAGCCTCTAAGCAACATTTTTGTTATACACTCGGAAGAATCTCAGATTCGACTTAACAAAGAGACTGGATGGGTAGATCACCTCAAAAATAACAATATAGGTAGAGATTTATTTGCAGAGAAAATCATAGAGATATCGACCGAAGAAGAATCCATTAAGAAGTTTGTTAATTATATTGAGATGATCATCAAAGGTAATTCAGAAGGATCACATTTTCTAGTCGATCTAACAAATGGCACAACTCTCCAGAAGAATATTCTTTCTGTTGCTGCTTACATATTAGATTTAAAGCATGCATATATCATTGATATTATTGAACTTTCCAAGAGAACAAGTGAGCGAGGATTTCTATTACTCGATGTGTTACTCCCAAGTTATATACCAGCACCTGACAGTACTAAATTAGATAGTATTGCATACCTGGATATTTCAGAGATGGTACGATATAAAAGGATAGTAGAACGTTATACAAATAAGTATCATGCCATCGATCCGAATATAGCCGACAAAAAGTTTTTCCAAGACAATTTACTTCACTCTATAGATCTGAAGTTTTTAGGCGACAGAAAAAGGGATAATGCTATATATAGGATAGCGGCTTCATCTATTTCTTCAAGTATAGAAGATTTAATCGGCCTATTACTAACAAAGTATGTATTTTCGGGCCAAAACGAAAAGCTAGATCGCCGCACATTAGGAAACAAATTAGACGTGATCTACGCGAAGATTGAAAAAGAAGCACCATATGAATTTGATACAGAGTTTCTGAAAAGATTTAACGAATTTGTCAAATATTTAAGAAATAGCACAACTCATAAAGGCCGTCTTCTAACAGATCTAGAGCGATTTAAGGCAGATCTCTCGGTAAAGCTTTCCTTCCCATTCATTGAAATGTATACAGATATCATATTCCCAATACTTTCTGGGAGTAACAAAGCACAAAAACCAAAACAAATTGTTCGTTTATCGGATAACGACACCAAGTCCAGTGATATATTCTATTATGGCCTTGACGGTGATGATACTGGTATAATTTTGGAGGAGCTATTTATTGCAAATAGCGACCAGGAAAAGTTCCAAAAATTAAGCTCCTCGGTGAAAGAAGCTCTTTCATTGATATCAAAATTCATACAAGAGAAATCCAAGAAAAGCACTATTGTTTTTGAAGCGGGAGATGATATACTGTTTAAAGGGAAATTCAACGAAGATACCTTGAAAAAGATGCAAGAAATCTATTATGACACAACCTCAGGATTGACGTGTTCTATTGGTTATGGTAAATCGTTTCAAGAAGTGTATTTGGCGCTCAAATTGGCGAAAACACAGCCGG
- a CDS encoding pyridoxamine 5'-phosphate oxidase family protein codes for MPILSPEMKRLLDEQRLGFVATVCPDGTPNLSPKGTTIAWDDEHLVFADIHSPGTIANLRHNPHIEVNVVDPCARKGYRFKGTAEVLTSGVHYDAILQFYRQRGSQAVIQAIVLITITSAAALISPAYDDGTTEGAIRSQWEHHYAELHRKWAANTDKASES; via the coding sequence ATGCCGATACTTTCGCCCGAGATGAAACGCTTGCTCGATGAGCAACGCCTGGGGTTTGTGGCCACCGTCTGCCCAGATGGAACCCCGAACCTCTCTCCCAAAGGCACCACTATCGCTTGGGATGACGAGCATCTCGTCTTTGCAGACATCCACTCTCCTGGCACAATTGCCAACCTCCGCCACAATCCGCATATTGAAGTGAATGTCGTTGATCCATGTGCTCGGAAAGGCTACCGCTTCAAAGGAACCGCCGAAGTACTCACCAGTGGTGTACACTATGATGCGATCTTACAATTCTACCGCCAGCGAGGCAGCCAAGCGGTCATTCAGGCGATCGTGTTGATCACGATCACTTCGGCTGCAGCGTTGATCTCACCTGCCTATGACGACGGCACAACCGAGGGAGCTATTCGCAGCCAGTGGGAACACCACTATGCCGAGCTACATCGAAAGTGGGCAGCAAATACGGATAAAGCTTCAGAATCCTGA
- a CDS encoding DUF1152 domain-containing protein, which translates to MSTFNLPILDHLTDSRSILITGIGGGFDLFCGLPLYFYLRARGYQAHLANYSFSDIHSFTGGIRLTDTLVGVTADYHQLVVYFPELYLAQWFQTTRQEAIPIWAFHKTGVQPLRVNYQRLIDHLQIDTVLLIDGGIDSLARGSEAEPGTFVEDSVSMAALVDLPTRLTQILVCIGFGAEREITHTHILENMADLAQRDAFLGMCALTKAMPEYRAYEAAVLAVHQQPFQDPSVINASIISAVRGEYGNYHLTEKTQGSRLWISPLMALYWFYDFPKVAAQHEVLSAIKDTNSFQDAIREALAARRRLTLRRSSTIPL; encoded by the coding sequence ATGTCGACGTTCAATCTTCCGATTCTCGATCATCTCACGGACAGCCGCTCGATTCTTATTACCGGCATTGGAGGCGGCTTTGATCTTTTCTGCGGTCTGCCGCTCTATTTCTATCTGCGGGCGCGTGGCTATCAGGCGCATCTCGCCAACTATAGCTTCTCCGATATTCACTCGTTCACGGGCGGTATCCGGCTCACGGACACATTGGTCGGCGTCACGGCGGACTATCACCAGCTCGTCGTCTACTTTCCTGAACTCTATCTCGCGCAATGGTTCCAAACCACACGCCAGGAAGCCATTCCAATCTGGGCTTTCCACAAGACTGGGGTCCAGCCACTCCGTGTCAATTATCAGCGTTTGATTGATCATTTGCAGATTGATACCGTGCTGCTGATTGATGGCGGCATCGACAGCCTGGCGCGCGGCAGCGAAGCTGAGCCTGGCACGTTTGTCGAGGATTCGGTCTCCATGGCCGCGCTGGTCGATCTCCCGACAAGGCTTACCCAGATTCTCGTCTGTATTGGTTTTGGCGCTGAACGCGAAATCACGCATACGCACATTCTTGAAAATATGGCCGACCTGGCACAACGGGATGCCTTCTTGGGCATGTGTGCGCTGACGAAGGCCATGCCAGAGTATCGTGCGTATGAAGCTGCGGTACTGGCGGTGCATCAACAGCCATTTCAAGATCCGAGTGTGATCAATGCCTCGATTATTTCGGCCGTACGGGGTGAATACGGGAACTATCACTTGACCGAGAAAACGCAGGGGAGCCGGTTATGGATTTCCCCGCTTATGGCACTCTATTGGTTCTATGACTTTCCCAAGGTGGCCGCGCAACATGAAGTCTTATCAGCCATCAAAGATACTAACAGCTTTCAAGATGCAATCCGCGAGGCGCTGGCGGCCCGCCGTAGGCTGACTCTCCGGCGATCAAGCACGATTCCGTTGTAG
- a CDS encoding phosphoglycerate mutase family protein, producing the protein MKTLEIRRHSFRKTGGGSQLSQQGVTYARHLGATLGPFAQVVTSVVPRARETAIAMGFAVDYELVTLTADEAALVELERSRWWTATHPFPALARLITTNGATARYAHALAAGWRDLLTAIPDGAAALLIGHAGDLELGLVACVPYADHGTWGAVFGICEGARLEFGGEPEHFTTVELLRAG; encoded by the coding sequence ATGAAGACGCTCGAAATTCGCCGCCATAGCTTCCGGAAAACCGGTGGCGGATCACAACTTTCGCAGCAGGGCGTGACGTACGCGCGGCACCTGGGTGCCACGCTTGGGCCATTCGCGCAGGTGGTCACGAGTGTCGTGCCGCGGGCACGCGAAACCGCCATTGCTATGGGGTTTGCCGTCGACTATGAATTGGTCACGCTCACAGCCGACGAAGCGGCATTGGTTGAACTCGAACGGAGTCGCTGGTGGACAGCCACCCACCCGTTTCCCGCACTGGCGCGCCTCATCACAACCAACGGAGCAACCGCGCGCTATGCGCATGCCCTCGCGGCCGGCTGGCGCGACCTGCTCACGGCCATTCCCGACGGTGCGGCGGCACTGCTGATTGGGCACGCTGGCGACCTCGAATTGGGGTTGGTCGCATGCGTGCCGTATGCGGATCATGGCACGTGGGGGGCAGTCTTTGGGATCTGCGAAGGCGCTCGCCTCGAATTTGGCGGCGAACCTGAACATTTCACCACGGTGGAATTGCTCCGCGCTGGATAA
- a CDS encoding IS630 family transposase, giving the protein MAPIPEDITAFLAEPHDSREYRRALAVKLALLGYLYAAISEMLDVTPGFISQAKKAYAQYGVDGFTLKYQGMQPYLSPEERQSVLDWLQDQQEWSVALLQTHIETTYGIVFQSQQSYYQLLDEAKITYKKPSTRILGMMLRWLPQKKEILDFLTAHAAAIADGSLVVVFVDQCHVLWNDACGYVWGPRGERISIPMTNFRERQTYYGAIELCTADICAIPTDTANGDWTMIFVEYVREQFPGKRIVLIWDGASYHRGTEMQEYLEGVNYKLPKDEWSVHCILFAPNAPEQNPMEDVWLKAKQYVRKHWRECINFQAVLNLFEEALNTLSFKFEKLRMYMPSLQLI; this is encoded by the coding sequence ATGGCTCCTATTCCTGAAGATATCACCGCCTTTCTGGCTGAACCCCATGATTCACGCGAGTATCGACGCGCACTCGCAGTAAAACTCGCGCTGCTCGGGTATTTGTATGCAGCGATTAGTGAGATGTTGGATGTCACCCCTGGGTTTATTAGCCAGGCAAAGAAAGCCTATGCGCAGTATGGAGTAGATGGATTTACCTTGAAGTATCAAGGGATGCAACCCTATCTGTCGCCTGAAGAACGACAATCCGTGCTTGATTGGTTGCAAGATCAACAAGAATGGTCTGTCGCACTCCTCCAAACGCACATCGAAACAACCTATGGCATCGTGTTTCAATCGCAGCAAAGCTATTACCAACTGCTCGATGAGGCAAAAATAACGTATAAAAAGCCCAGCACACGAATCCTCGGCATGATGCTGCGCTGGTTGCCGCAAAAAAAAGAAATCCTTGACTTTTTGACTGCACACGCGGCGGCCATTGCGGATGGGAGCCTGGTGGTGGTGTTTGTGGATCAGTGTCATGTCCTCTGGAACGATGCGTGTGGCTATGTTTGGGGGCCACGGGGCGAACGAATCAGCATTCCAATGACGAATTTTCGCGAGCGACAAACCTACTACGGGGCCATTGAATTGTGTACAGCAGACATATGCGCAATTCCAACGGATACGGCAAATGGTGATTGGACGATGATTTTTGTCGAGTATGTGCGGGAACAATTCCCAGGGAAACGGATCGTCCTCATTTGGGATGGTGCATCCTATCATCGCGGTACAGAAATGCAAGAATACCTCGAAGGTGTCAATTACAAGCTGCCAAAAGACGAATGGAGCGTCCACTGCATCCTTTTCGCACCGAATGCGCCAGAGCAAAACCCAATGGAAGATGTTTGGTTAAAAGCCAAGCAATATGTACGAAAACACTGGCGGGAATGCATCAATTTTCAGGCAGTTCTCAACTTATTTGAGGAAGCATTGAATACGCTCTCGTTCAAATTCGAAAAGCTCCGTATGTATATGCCAAGTTTACAACTCATTTAG
- a CDS encoding HDIG domain-containing protein — protein MPTAIQEIEVFVRPLMGAAIAHDYKHADRVRHRAKQIARSERYPYLEVIEAAALLHDIGLSKESGRQHAIIGAEMADRFLRHQAYFVPAQIAEIVAAIRDHSSVSGTGSVFEILQDADGLELFGAIGLLRGISSKVSHVARPHHRE, from the coding sequence GTGCCTACCGCCATCCAAGAGATCGAGGTGTTTGTCCGACCGCTGATGGGCGCGGCCATCGCACACGATTATAAGCATGCCGATCGTGTCCGTCATCGCGCGAAACAGATCGCACGGAGTGAAAGGTATCCCTATCTTGAGGTTATTGAGGCAGCAGCATTGCTGCACGATATTGGGTTATCCAAAGAATCAGGTCGTCAACATGCCATCATTGGGGCAGAAATGGCCGATCGGTTCTTACGGCATCAAGCCTATTTCGTGCCAGCACAGATTGCGGAAATCGTGGCAGCCATCCGCGATCATAGTTCGGTGAGTGGCACAGGTTCGGTTTTCGAGATTCTCCAGGATGCTGATGGATTAGAGTTGTTTGGAGCAATTGGGCTCCTACGAGGGATTTCCTCAAAAGTTTCTCATGTGGCTAGGCCACACCACCGCGAATGA
- a CDS encoding VOC family protein, which produces MNIQHIDLLGMPVTNQQVSLEFYTNMLGFAIRTNMEHFESENPNVRWIELVPPGASTAIVLAPWETPGNLGTIVLVTTDIQADYAELKAKGLDMPPLEHQPWGTSIMITDPDGNKLLLQQNHDM; this is translated from the coding sequence ATGAACATCCAACATATCGACCTCCTCGGTATGCCCGTGACCAATCAGCAAGTGTCGCTTGAGTTCTACACAAACATGCTCGGGTTTGCGATACGCACGAACATGGAACACTTCGAAAGCGAGAACCCAAATGTTCGCTGGATCGAACTTGTTCCTCCCGGTGCGTCAACCGCAATTGTGCTTGCACCTTGGGAGACTCCCGGCAACCTGGGAACCATCGTCTTGGTTACGACCGACATTCAAGCGGATTATGCCGAATTGAAGGCCAAGGGTCTCGATATGCCGCCGCTGGAACACCAACCGTGGGGCACTTCGATAATGATTACCGATCCTGACGGCAACAAACTACTTCTACAACAGAACCATGATATGTGA